One window from the genome of Rhodopirellula halodulae encodes:
- a CDS encoding solute:sodium symporter family transporter, producing MNTTTFVSFLFFTGLVAFLTWWKTRGSDVDTDEGYFLAGRSLTGVFIAGSLLLTNLSTEQLVGLNGDSFRDGLSVMCWEVVAGISLVVLALVFLPRYLKSGIATIPQFLEERYGRGVRALTAGIFIVAYMLILLPFVLFLGANGLNGMLSLNTRFGVSDYTMIWILLVFIASLGGAYAIFGGLRAIAVSDTFNGAGLLVGGLMITYYSLQVIAGADGGFGAALQKIHEADPDAFHSLGKADESTHWPTLFTGVLLLNFFYWTTNQQIIQRTFGAKNLAEGQKGVLLAAFFKILAPLILVLPGIAAAYLVITVQDTQMVESVGKTAEGEWDSSRAYGSLVARVLPEWLLGFFAAVVIGSILSTFNSVLNSAATLFSLDVYKQYIRPDATTKQVRFSGQLCSFIVAVLAVIAAPLVFYGQAGVFSFFQGLNGVYFIPLASVILLGLFHRTADGRSAMTALVVGLVLMVIGTFFGGGDDGWLNSTFKNGFHYMGAVFLFLVLLQLAMVAMGIRRDEPYQQRDAKLVDLTPWKPAPYVGGFLVLLCLGVYAFFAV from the coding sequence ATGAATACAACCACGTTTGTTTCCTTTCTGTTTTTCACCGGATTGGTGGCGTTTCTGACCTGGTGGAAGACACGCGGGAGCGACGTGGATACGGATGAGGGTTATTTCTTAGCCGGTCGATCGTTGACCGGCGTCTTCATTGCGGGGTCGTTGTTGCTGACCAATCTCTCCACCGAGCAGTTGGTGGGGCTCAACGGAGACTCCTTCCGCGACGGTTTGTCCGTGATGTGTTGGGAGGTGGTGGCGGGCATTTCGCTGGTCGTCCTCGCATTGGTTTTCTTGCCGCGATATCTGAAGTCCGGCATCGCGACGATTCCTCAGTTTCTCGAAGAACGCTACGGTCGCGGTGTTCGAGCGTTGACCGCTGGCATTTTTATCGTCGCCTACATGCTGATTTTGTTGCCGTTCGTCTTGTTTCTAGGTGCGAACGGTCTGAACGGGATGCTGTCATTGAACACGCGGTTCGGCGTGTCGGACTACACGATGATCTGGATTCTGCTCGTGTTCATCGCTTCGCTTGGTGGTGCCTACGCCATCTTCGGTGGTTTGCGAGCCATTGCGGTGTCGGACACCTTTAACGGTGCCGGATTGTTGGTCGGCGGTTTGATGATCACCTACTATTCTCTGCAGGTCATCGCGGGGGCCGACGGCGGATTTGGAGCAGCCCTGCAAAAAATCCATGAAGCGGACCCGGATGCGTTTCATTCGCTGGGCAAGGCGGATGAGTCCACTCACTGGCCGACCTTGTTCACCGGAGTCCTGCTGCTGAACTTTTTCTACTGGACGACCAACCAGCAGATCATTCAACGCACGTTCGGAGCGAAGAACTTGGCCGAAGGACAAAAAGGCGTCCTGTTGGCCGCGTTCTTCAAAATTCTTGCCCCGTTGATTTTGGTGTTGCCTGGCATCGCGGCGGCTTACTTGGTCATCACCGTCCAAGACACGCAAATGGTGGAGTCGGTCGGAAAGACGGCCGAAGGAGAATGGGATTCGAGTCGCGCTTACGGCTCGTTGGTGGCGCGGGTGCTTCCGGAATGGTTGTTGGGTTTCTTTGCAGCCGTCGTGATTGGTTCGATCTTGTCGACATTCAATTCAGTGTTGAATTCCGCGGCCACTTTGTTTTCGCTGGATGTTTACAAGCAATACATCCGGCCGGATGCGACCACGAAGCAAGTTCGTTTCTCGGGGCAGCTTTGCAGTTTCATCGTGGCTGTCTTGGCTGTGATCGCCGCTCCGCTGGTCTTTTATGGTCAAGCCGGAGTGTTCAGCTTCTTCCAGGGGCTCAATGGCGTGTACTTCATCCCTCTCGCTTCGGTGATTCTGTTGGGGTTGTTTCATCGAACCGCAGATGGTCGTTCCGCGATGACGGCGCTCGTCGTGGGGCTCGTGTTGATGGTGATTGGGACGTTCTTCGGCGGAGGAGACGACGGATGGCTCAACTCCACTTTCAAAAACGGTTTCCACTACATGGGGGCGGTGTTTCTGTTCTTGGTGCTGCTTCAGTTGGCGATGGTCGCGATGGGAATTCGTCGGGATGAGCCTTACCAACAACGCGATGCGAAGTTGGTTGATCTGACGCCCTGGAAGCCCGCACCCTACGTCGGTGGTTTTTTAGTCTTGTTGTGCTTGGGCGTTTACGCCTTCTTCGCGGTTTAG
- a CDS encoding SHD1 domain-containing protein — protein MLKTILLTATFLLVCATQGFCQQTVLSDETVRFVPLNVDYPVSLMEMSDEGDWLYLSHTGDNMVSVYDVAAGQVESTIDTPSPRSVLARGNTVAVANEVAGNIHVFVRRGAEWNATKVIPLPKKGIKYMSAPRGKAFRDFVFVTCHGEGGSASYQDTVNYVVNLNSGAFQQFLEASLVTASHDGQFLLTQQSFNLSPGGGISVYSGQNLLQAGRNARKLFGGGTSSTPFIYQVNAGGYWMGGNIVFGGTPLMPIGDELGELVIPDVSQKLVYALNGDMITAHALKGTVQSLTGRRAEFPQDFREADDLFNRWRSRSYRLDHPFAKTIGNELHLFMRPAGASVVLTARTKAFVPTSTPSVREKPTASTPERPAKSIAVAERTWTSAKGQFSVRAKMVGVEDGKVQLLREDGKELSVPLDKLSVKDREFVREWQETEIEENPFE, from the coding sequence GTGCTGAAAACAATCTTATTGACCGCGACGTTCTTGCTTGTTTGTGCCACGCAAGGATTCTGCCAACAAACGGTTCTCTCGGACGAAACGGTCAGATTTGTTCCACTGAACGTCGATTACCCGGTTTCTCTGATGGAGATGTCGGACGAGGGTGACTGGTTGTATCTGTCACACACCGGCGACAACATGGTTTCGGTGTATGACGTTGCGGCCGGACAGGTTGAATCCACGATCGACACCCCGTCGCCGCGATCGGTGCTGGCTCGCGGCAACACGGTTGCGGTGGCGAATGAAGTGGCGGGCAACATTCACGTCTTCGTGAGGCGAGGGGCTGAGTGGAACGCGACGAAAGTCATTCCGCTACCCAAGAAGGGCATCAAGTACATGTCCGCCCCTCGCGGAAAGGCATTTCGGGACTTCGTCTTTGTCACCTGTCACGGAGAAGGCGGTTCAGCATCCTATCAAGACACGGTCAATTACGTTGTGAACCTGAACAGTGGCGCGTTCCAGCAGTTCCTGGAAGCCTCTTTGGTCACAGCCAGCCATGACGGCCAGTTTCTGCTCACGCAGCAGTCGTTCAACTTGAGTCCCGGCGGAGGCATCTCCGTGTATAGCGGCCAGAATCTGCTTCAAGCGGGTCGCAACGCCCGCAAGCTGTTTGGTGGTGGCACGTCGAGTACTCCTTTCATTTACCAGGTCAATGCGGGCGGCTACTGGATGGGCGGGAACATAGTGTTCGGTGGAACCCCGCTGATGCCGATCGGCGATGAACTTGGCGAGCTGGTCATTCCCGATGTGTCTCAGAAACTGGTCTACGCATTGAACGGGGACATGATCACCGCTCACGCACTCAAGGGCACTGTTCAATCACTCACCGGACGAAGAGCCGAATTCCCACAGGATTTTCGTGAGGCCGATGATTTGTTCAATCGCTGGCGAAGTCGCAGTTACCGGCTGGATCATCCTTTCGCGAAAACGATTGGCAACGAACTTCACTTGTTCATGCGTCCCGCCGGCGCCAGCGTCGTGCTGACGGCTCGCACGAAAGCGTTCGTCCCAACCAGCACGCCTTCCGTTCGAGAAAAGCCAACAGCCTCAACGCCGGAACGCCCGGCAAAAAGCATTGCCGTCGCCGAACGCACTTGGACCAGTGCCAAAGGACAATTCTCGGTCCGTGCCAAAATGGTCGGAGTCGAAGACGGCAAGGTTCAATTGCTTCGCGAAGACGGAAAAGAACTTTCGGTCCCGCTGGACAAACTCAGCGTCAAAGATCGCGAATTTGTCCGAGAATGGCAGGAAACGGAGATCGAAGAGAACCCATTCGAATAG
- a CDS encoding glycosyltransferase family 4 protein, translated as MKIALVIPTMDRGGAEKQVVLLAIGLKEAGHDVRVILLTRDGPRSEGLRRAGVPVILIGKRFKLDPTALARLKATLTEFAPEVVHTWLFAANSFGRVAAKWAGVPVIIASERCVDPWKTAWHFRIDRRLQRWSNAITTNSSGVKDFYVANGLDPEKFVVIPNGVELPPADSVQIDRAEVYQRLEIPEGRKLIFAVGRLWPQKRIRDLIWAGELLATARGDTTLVVFGDGPQRDELVRHRDAVSAPMHVRFAGQRDDIAELLSHADQFWNASEYEGQSNAVIEAMLANVPVIASDIPGNQDLVSDGETGWLFPVGDEAALVRLSMAAFNDPENAGRVASSARDRIQSEFTLQKMVQRHIELYQRLSSNV; from the coding sequence ATGAAGATTGCTTTGGTCATACCCACCATGGATCGTGGTGGAGCTGAAAAACAGGTGGTGCTGCTGGCGATCGGTTTGAAGGAAGCCGGGCATGACGTGCGAGTGATCTTGCTGACGCGCGACGGACCTCGCAGCGAGGGGTTGCGACGTGCCGGCGTGCCAGTGATTTTAATTGGCAAACGATTCAAATTAGATCCGACGGCACTCGCACGTCTGAAAGCAACGCTCACCGAGTTTGCACCCGAGGTTGTGCACACTTGGCTATTCGCCGCCAACAGTTTCGGTCGCGTCGCGGCAAAATGGGCTGGCGTTCCGGTGATCATCGCCAGCGAGCGGTGCGTGGATCCATGGAAAACGGCTTGGCATTTTCGAATCGATCGACGTTTGCAACGTTGGAGCAACGCGATCACGACCAACAGTTCGGGTGTGAAAGACTTCTACGTTGCCAATGGATTGGATCCAGAGAAGTTCGTCGTCATTCCCAACGGAGTGGAGTTGCCACCGGCAGACTCTGTTCAAATTGACCGAGCCGAGGTGTATCAGCGACTCGAAATTCCTGAAGGCCGCAAGCTGATTTTCGCGGTCGGCCGATTGTGGCCGCAGAAACGAATTCGAGATCTGATCTGGGCGGGCGAGTTGCTGGCCACCGCGCGTGGCGACACAACCTTGGTCGTGTTTGGGGATGGACCACAGCGAGATGAGCTGGTCCGCCACCGCGACGCCGTGTCAGCACCGATGCACGTTCGATTTGCGGGCCAGCGAGACGACATTGCGGAGCTACTGTCGCACGCCGATCAATTTTGGAATGCCAGTGAGTACGAAGGGCAAAGCAATGCAGTGATCGAAGCGATGCTGGCAAACGTGCCGGTGATCGCATCGGACATCCCGGGGAACCAAGATTTAGTTTCTGATGGAGAAACGGGATGGTTGTTTCCGGTGGGTGACGAAGCCGCGCTCGTGCGATTGAGCATGGCGGCTTTCAATGACCCCGAAAACGCTGGACGGGTTGCGTCGAGCGCTCGGGATCGTATCCAGTCCGAATTCACTTTACAGAAGATGGTCCAGCGTCACATCGAGCTGTACCAGCGATTGAGTTCGAACGTTTAG
- a CDS encoding aldose epimerase family protein has translation MCFGGPSHGQDQMQVEDFDTIQLYTLENASGAKVKITNYGAIVTSIVVPDRDGNLADVALGYDSVEKYINAVDKPYFGAIVGRYGNRIAKGQFQLGGETYSLATNNGPNHLHGGVIGFDKVVWEATPVMVDGHPALKLAYLAKDGEEGYPGNLNVEVTYQWTDANELIVRYEATTDKATPVNLTQHTYFNLAGEGSGDILDHQLMLNASKFTPVDETLIPTGELRPVEGTPFDFRSAKAIGKDIAVENEQLKYGLGYDHNFVLEQPDENKMVVAARVFEPTTGRTLEIRTTEPGIQFYCGNFLDGRLIGKSGRPYVHRGGFCLETQHFPDSPNQPSFPSAILEADEKYDTTTVFQFGAK, from the coding sequence ATGTGTTTTGGCGGTCCATCACACGGGCAGGACCAAATGCAGGTTGAGGACTTCGATACAATTCAGCTTTACACGCTGGAAAACGCATCGGGCGCGAAGGTAAAGATCACCAACTACGGCGCAATCGTGACCTCGATTGTTGTGCCCGACCGCGATGGGAACTTGGCGGATGTTGCTCTGGGTTACGACTCCGTGGAAAAGTACATCAACGCTGTCGACAAGCCGTACTTTGGTGCGATCGTGGGACGCTACGGAAATCGCATCGCGAAGGGGCAATTTCAGTTGGGCGGCGAAACGTATTCGTTGGCAACCAACAACGGGCCCAACCATTTGCATGGTGGAGTGATTGGATTTGACAAGGTTGTCTGGGAGGCAACGCCAGTCATGGTCGATGGCCATCCGGCCCTGAAACTCGCTTACCTCGCCAAAGACGGAGAGGAGGGTTATCCCGGAAATCTAAACGTCGAGGTGACCTATCAATGGACGGACGCCAATGAATTGATCGTGCGATACGAAGCCACCACCGACAAAGCGACTCCCGTCAACCTGACCCAGCACACCTATTTCAATCTTGCCGGTGAAGGCAGCGGTGACATTCTGGATCATCAGTTGATGTTGAATGCATCGAAATTCACACCGGTGGACGAAACGCTCATTCCGACCGGCGAGTTGCGTCCGGTCGAAGGCACCCCGTTTGACTTTCGATCCGCGAAAGCCATCGGAAAGGACATTGCGGTTGAGAACGAGCAACTGAAGTACGGTTTGGGCTACGACCACAACTTCGTCTTGGAACAACCGGACGAAAACAAAATGGTCGTTGCTGCTCGGGTTTTCGAACCGACGACGGGACGGACGCTTGAGATTCGAACGACCGAGCCGGGCATTCAGTTCTACTGTGGCAACTTTTTGGATGGACGATTGATCGGAAAGTCAGGCCGTCCTTACGTGCATCGCGGTGGATTTTGCCTGGAGACCCAGCACTTCCCCGACAGTCCCAACCAACCGTCGTTTCCATCCGCGATCTTAGAGGCGGATGAGAAGTACGACACGACGACAGTGTTTCAGTTTGGAGCGAAGTGA
- the hpt gene encoding hypoxanthine phosphoribosyltransferase: MRTLIDESQLDDGVSKLAHEIDSHYGEKPITVVAVMTGSLVLFADLIRRLSMPQRVGVIHASSYRGGTQAGKLEIDSKMLIDVQQRDVLLVDDIYDTGATLTKLSEAITEMGASSVSTAVLLRKQRPEQIGPRPDFVAFEIPDEFVVGYGLDYLDMYRNLPFIGVLEPDEIEATARQ; encoded by the coding sequence ATGCGAACGCTGATTGACGAATCCCAGCTCGATGACGGAGTTTCAAAGCTCGCCCACGAAATCGATTCTCACTACGGAGAAAAACCGATCACGGTGGTCGCGGTCATGACCGGATCCCTAGTGCTCTTCGCCGACCTGATTCGACGGTTGTCGATGCCTCAGCGAGTCGGTGTGATTCACGCGTCGAGCTACCGAGGCGGGACGCAGGCCGGCAAATTGGAAATCGATTCGAAGATGCTGATTGATGTTCAGCAGCGCGACGTGTTGTTGGTCGACGACATCTACGACACGGGGGCAACGCTGACCAAATTGAGCGAAGCGATCACGGAGATGGGGGCGTCCAGCGTTTCGACAGCGGTCTTGTTGCGAAAGCAGCGTCCTGAGCAAATCGGACCAAGACCGGATTTTGTCGCGTTTGAAATTCCGGATGAATTTGTGGTGGGTTACGGTTTGGACTACCTCGATATGTATCGCAATCTGCCATTCATCGGTGTCTTGGAACCAGATGAGATTGAAGCGACTGCACGCCAGTGA
- a CDS encoding AMP-binding protein, with amino-acid sequence MNTFQIILLVLVALLTVAIGLAVFAPRLFVRGLFRPVLAILYRKRVVGLENLPAEGGCLLVSNHVSWIDGILILWALPRNVRFVVDGGNFTSKIVGYLGRAFDTIFMMGGPKSIGRAIRDAREGLNNGDVIGLFPEGTITRTGQLQAFRPGMGKMLKNTDAKILPVHLEGMWGSVFSFSGGKYFWKWPNKFRRTITLYVGEPLPVDTPISTVRCRVQALGSKAQIDHRREFPVLARQVLRAWRRRGGRLQAADTLGTEASGRTLLIRTLALRRCLRREVFSNEEQFVGVLLPPSVGAVAVNVALAADRRVSANLNYTVSSDVMNHCINDLGIQHVLTSDRFMEKLDIELDAEVVSLDKLKEKVSLADKVIAFLQATVVPKSILEWMLGLHKVKSDDLLTVIFTSGSTGMPKGVQLSNANVSHNVDAVNRAIRLNSEDVVIGILPFFHSFGYSVTLWAAQTLGPAGVYHFNPLDSKQIGKLAEKYKATVLLGTPTFMRGYLRRITPEQFKTLDVAVVGAEKMPADLFDAFEKRFGVRPVEGYGTTEMSPLVSVNIPPSRSAAKHQPDRMEGSVGRPLPGISAKIVSPDDGTELQAGEDGMLLVTGPNVMRGYANREEQTREAVIDGWYSTGDIAHIDDNGFLHITGRLSRFSKIGGEMVPHVRIEEELGKLLSEGDDDDQLRVCVTAVPCERKGERIIVLHLPTEQTPETLREGLKEAGLPNLFIPSADSFYEVEQIPLLGTGKLDLKGSKDLAQELTLAKC; translated from the coding sequence GTGAACACATTTCAAATCATTCTTCTGGTCCTCGTCGCTCTTCTGACAGTCGCGATTGGCTTGGCGGTCTTCGCTCCACGACTTTTCGTTCGCGGTCTATTTCGGCCGGTTCTGGCAATACTGTATCGCAAACGTGTTGTCGGATTGGAGAACCTTCCCGCGGAAGGTGGCTGTCTGTTGGTCAGCAATCACGTGTCTTGGATCGATGGAATCTTGATCCTTTGGGCCCTGCCACGAAACGTTCGCTTCGTGGTCGATGGTGGCAATTTCACCAGCAAGATCGTTGGCTACCTGGGCAGAGCCTTCGACACCATCTTCATGATGGGCGGCCCCAAATCGATTGGCCGAGCCATTCGGGACGCTCGCGAAGGACTGAACAACGGCGACGTGATTGGGCTATTCCCCGAAGGCACCATCACGCGAACCGGTCAGTTGCAAGCCTTCCGCCCCGGCATGGGCAAGATGCTGAAAAACACCGACGCAAAAATTTTGCCGGTTCACTTGGAGGGCATGTGGGGAAGCGTTTTCAGTTTCTCCGGCGGCAAATACTTCTGGAAATGGCCGAACAAATTTCGCCGCACCATTACCTTGTATGTCGGTGAACCTTTGCCAGTCGACACGCCGATCTCCACCGTTCGCTGTCGTGTGCAAGCTCTCGGCTCAAAAGCTCAGATCGATCACCGCCGCGAATTTCCAGTCTTGGCACGCCAAGTCCTGCGTGCTTGGCGCCGGCGTGGCGGACGTTTGCAAGCCGCGGACACGCTGGGAACGGAAGCTTCCGGACGTACACTCTTGATCCGAACGCTCGCGTTGCGTCGGTGCTTGCGTCGTGAAGTGTTCTCGAACGAAGAACAATTTGTCGGCGTTTTGCTTCCACCCAGCGTCGGTGCGGTCGCGGTCAATGTTGCTCTGGCCGCTGATCGCCGCGTGAGTGCCAACCTGAACTACACGGTCAGCAGCGACGTGATGAATCACTGCATCAATGATCTCGGCATTCAGCACGTGCTGACCAGCGATCGCTTCATGGAGAAACTGGACATTGAATTGGATGCGGAAGTCGTTTCTCTCGATAAGCTCAAAGAAAAAGTCAGCTTGGCGGATAAGGTAATCGCCTTTTTACAAGCAACGGTTGTCCCCAAATCCATTTTGGAATGGATGCTCGGGCTTCACAAAGTCAAGAGCGATGACCTGCTGACAGTCATCTTCACCAGCGGTTCCACCGGCATGCCCAAAGGCGTGCAGCTTTCCAACGCCAACGTCAGTCACAATGTCGACGCGGTGAACCGAGCCATACGCCTCAACTCAGAAGACGTTGTGATTGGCATCCTGCCATTCTTTCATTCCTTCGGTTACTCGGTCACTTTGTGGGCTGCACAGACTCTCGGGCCCGCGGGTGTCTATCACTTCAACCCGCTGGATTCCAAACAGATTGGCAAGCTGGCTGAGAAGTACAAAGCCACCGTGTTGCTGGGAACACCGACGTTCATGCGAGGCTACTTGCGCCGCATCACGCCTGAACAATTCAAAACCCTGGATGTCGCGGTGGTGGGTGCCGAAAAAATGCCCGCGGACCTTTTCGATGCCTTCGAAAAACGTTTTGGTGTCCGCCCGGTGGAAGGCTACGGAACCACGGAGATGAGTCCCTTGGTCAGCGTGAACATTCCTCCCTCGCGTTCCGCTGCCAAGCATCAACCCGATCGAATGGAAGGCAGCGTCGGTCGACCGCTACCAGGCATCTCCGCCAAGATCGTGTCGCCGGATGACGGCACGGAACTTCAAGCGGGCGAGGACGGCATGTTGCTCGTCACCGGTCCCAACGTGATGCGCGGCTATGCAAACCGCGAAGAACAAACTCGCGAAGCAGTGATCGACGGATGGTATAGCACCGGGGACATCGCTCACATTGATGATAATGGATTCTTGCATATCACCGGTCGCCTCAGCCGATTCTCAAAGATCGGTGGCGAGATGGTACCGCACGTTCGCATTGAGGAAGAACTGGGCAAATTGCTCAGTGAAGGTGATGACGATGATCAACTTCGAGTCTGCGTGACCGCTGTGCCTTGTGAACGCAAAGGCGAACGCATCATCGTGTTGCATCTGCCAACCGAGCAAACCCCCGAAACACTTCGCGAAGGTTTGAAGGAAGCCGGTTTGCCGAATCTCTTCATTCCATCGGCCGACAGCTTTTACGAAGTGGAACAAATTCCGCTTCTCGGTACCGGCAAGCTCGATTTGAAGGGTTCCAAAGACTTGGCCCAAGAACTCACGCTCGCGAAATGCTGA
- a CDS encoding YceH family protein, whose product MNWIGLQQEGDAMNQPNDENESASPQPLSAIARRCLGVLVEKAKTTPDGYPLSLAGLITGCNQKSNRSPQMQVDESDALSAIDELRSAGAAREVQGNGRVTKYRHAAYEWLGVDSPGAAIMTELMLRGPQTAGELRSRASRMHKFDDLETLKTELDELIEKGLVESLTPPGRGQTFAHCLYTPQERLYLVDKIQKQDAASTGSSPASSSETPKAKAANDDRIEKIQDRLDSVTAKLEALEKRLEFLES is encoded by the coding sequence ATGAATTGGATCGGTCTGCAACAAGAAGGAGATGCAATGAATCAGCCCAATGACGAAAACGAATCCGCCTCCCCACAGCCTTTGTCGGCCATCGCGCGAAGGTGTTTGGGTGTGTTGGTCGAAAAGGCGAAAACCACTCCGGACGGTTATCCGTTGTCACTGGCGGGATTGATTACCGGCTGCAACCAAAAATCGAATCGTTCGCCGCAGATGCAGGTGGATGAATCCGACGCGCTGTCCGCGATCGATGAGTTGCGGTCGGCGGGAGCAGCACGCGAAGTTCAGGGCAACGGCCGGGTCACCAAGTATCGACACGCTGCGTACGAGTGGCTTGGGGTGGACAGTCCCGGCGCGGCGATCATGACCGAATTGATGTTGAGGGGACCTCAAACGGCGGGCGAATTGCGTTCGCGGGCATCGCGCATGCACAAGTTCGATGATTTGGAGACGCTGAAGACAGAGCTGGACGAGTTGATCGAAAAGGGATTGGTTGAATCGTTGACGCCGCCCGGTCGCGGTCAAACCTTTGCCCACTGTTTGTACACGCCACAGGAACGGTTGTACTTGGTGGACAAAATTCAAAAGCAGGATGCGGCGAGCACCGGTTCCAGCCCCGCGAGTTCGTCCGAAACACCCAAGGCCAAGGCGGCCAACGATGACCGCATCGAAAAGATCCAAGATCGATTGGATTCCGTGACCGCGAAGCTCGAGGCGTTGGAAAAGCGGTTGGAGTTTTTGGAGTCCTGA
- a CDS encoding glycosyltransferase yields the protein MTRVMLVARHFWPHCSGRHESAAAAMQLSQQWADWGMQVEVVTTRHGNGWPTEITLGNVKVHRIAAAPRGDWSTQRYIRHLGNWLVEQAPRLDAIVCHQVREECRAVANAIHSVGGDEHDVETISSGRGSLAARVPLGMAICGGWGEDSDERWCLDTRSGRRVLQACNSLDRVVTEHAKTDRFLVSHGVKADLLQRRPFGFERPKSVSDDQRLLARRSLQAINLDLATDFDSKVLLWCGPMTGRATSESGLGALVQSARFLAAREPDLRIWILGDGKLRDWAHSELRAEGVRSVVALPGSFSDMTEVWQASDAVVLNEDSQLRSAFPSALTAALPVIVARRSASEDYLNALFDETILQSLAWYDPAKPSTLRKAFRSIWEDMDAAKQHAMELAKDLAGRHPMDRELAFWRSLFQPGIDSTGPHSKAS from the coding sequence ATGACTCGAGTGATGTTGGTCGCTCGGCACTTTTGGCCGCATTGCTCGGGGCGACATGAATCGGCGGCGGCTGCCATGCAGCTTTCCCAGCAATGGGCGGATTGGGGAATGCAGGTGGAGGTGGTCACGACGCGCCATGGAAACGGGTGGCCAACCGAAATCACGTTGGGCAATGTCAAGGTCCACCGAATCGCGGCGGCACCCCGCGGCGATTGGTCGACGCAGCGATACATCCGCCATCTGGGCAATTGGTTGGTGGAGCAGGCTCCACGCTTGGATGCCATCGTTTGTCATCAAGTCCGTGAGGAGTGTCGGGCGGTTGCGAACGCCATCCATTCGGTCGGGGGCGATGAACATGACGTAGAGACAATTTCCTCCGGTCGAGGATCGTTGGCAGCACGAGTGCCATTGGGCATGGCTATTTGCGGCGGCTGGGGCGAGGACTCTGACGAGCGTTGGTGTCTTGATACGCGTAGCGGACGTCGCGTGCTGCAAGCGTGCAATTCGCTGGATCGCGTCGTGACGGAGCATGCAAAGACAGATCGCTTCTTGGTTTCTCATGGGGTGAAAGCGGATTTGTTGCAACGACGACCGTTTGGATTTGAACGCCCCAAGTCCGTCAGTGACGATCAGCGTTTGTTGGCGAGGCGAAGCTTGCAGGCAATCAATCTGGATCTGGCGACGGATTTTGATTCCAAGGTACTGCTCTGGTGCGGACCCATGACCGGGCGAGCGACCTCCGAAAGCGGCTTGGGAGCATTGGTGCAGAGTGCTCGGTTTCTTGCTGCAAGAGAACCTGATCTTCGCATTTGGATTCTGGGCGATGGCAAGCTTCGCGATTGGGCACATTCTGAACTGAGAGCCGAAGGGGTTCGCAGCGTCGTCGCGTTGCCGGGGTCGTTTTCGGATATGACGGAAGTCTGGCAGGCGAGCGATGCGGTGGTGTTGAACGAAGATTCGCAGCTTCGCTCCGCATTCCCTTCCGCTCTCACGGCGGCGCTGCCGGTCATTGTCGCTCGGCGCTCGGCGTCGGAGGACTACTTGAACGCTTTGTTTGATGAGACAATTTTGCAGTCCTTGGCTTGGTACGATCCGGCTAAACCCAGTACGCTTCGCAAGGCATTTCGTTCCATTTGGGAAGACATGGATGCGGCGAAGCAGCACGCGATGGAGTTGGCAAAGGACTTGGCTGGTCGGCATCCAATGGATCGCGAATTGGCGTTTTGGAGATCTTTGTTTCAGCCTGGAATTGATTCCACCGGCCCCCACTCGAAAGCCTCATGA